The Alnus glutinosa chromosome 3, dhAlnGlut1.1, whole genome shotgun sequence nucleotide sequence agccagtactttttcctttttttttttcttttttttttctttttttttttttcattatccaAAGACTAAAACTCATATTTTAATTTGCTACAAATGGCTAGCGATCGATTGTACACCTATTCATGTTGCATGTACGTTCAGATTTGAACTTAtaatatcatattttttaaatgaataatcCAATTAAATTCATGATATATCTCTCATCTAATTAAACTCTGATAATTAAGATGAGAAAGGTAGAAAGAactctttcttttgattttgtcTGTTCTATCTACTTTCGGTTTCGTATTTGGGCTTGGAAAGCCCTGGCCCTGTACAAGTTTAGGATAGGTCCACTTGTTAGGCTCTACAAATTCAATTCTCTTGACTCAAAAATAAACTCAACCAAGCCCACCTCCAATTCTACAAACTCATTCAAAACCCACAACCTTTGACCATCCTCTGATTTCGGGGCTGGAGGTTGAAATCTCCTGGTCACTAACCATGTCTTTTCTTTACCCAATTTGACATGGATAATTGGTTCGTCTTAAGTTGACGCGAAAACTatgtttcaaaatatttttccacgcagtagttttttttttggatgaatatatagTTTTCCACGCAATTAAATTGGACTCATATATGCATGCCCGCAACTATTTGAATCTGTCCACTGCAATGCTGAAAATTACGTATATTTCTTTTTGTCAATACATTCACTCATGCTAATCGTACTATATATTATTCAAAGTATCGTGACATGCATTAAcgcaatattaattaattaagcaaatgCCAGAAACAATTAAGCTTCACCCATGCAGTCGCCAACTTATAAACTTCGAGCTAGTCAACTGATCAAGTACTCCTTCGCTCTACATCCGACTCGCCCTTGACGAGCCCATGGCCGTGGCAATCTCCCTGAGCACAAACTTAAGAATCTTCCCAGCGGACGTCTTGGGCAGTTCATCCTTGAACACCACCGTCTTGGGCACCATGTAGTGCGGTAACTTAGCCCTACAAAAATCCATAATCTCCTTCTCAGTTGGATTCCGAGTGGACCCGGCCTCATCTCTGAAGCTCACAAACGCACAAGGCGTCTCGCCCCAGAACTCATCAGGCCGAGCCACCACGGCCGCCTCGTTAACCGCCGGATGCGTATACAGCACCGACTCCACTTCCACACTGCTCAAGTTTTCTCCGCCGCTTATGATCACGTCCTTTGATCGATCTTTTATCTCCAAATAACCATCTGGGTGCATCACTCCCACATCCCCTGTGTAAAACCAACCATTCGATTCTTTCATGCACGTGGAGGTCCCCTCGGCGTCTTTGAGATAACCCAGCATCACCGACCCACCTCTCAGTACAATTTCACCGACTGTTGACCCATCTCGTTTCACACTCGCTCCTGACTCGGCATCCACCACGTCCACTTCCGTCAGCCCGATAGCCCTCACTCCTTGTCTGGCCTTCAGCCTGGCCCTCTCACTCGCTGGCAACCGATTCCACTGCGGCTTCCACGCGCACGACACGACGAGTCCTGCCGTTTCTGTCAACCCGTACCCGTGACTCACCACGAAACCCAGTGACTCGGTCCGATAGAGCACCGCGGCCGGTGGTGGAGCTCCGGCTGTGAGGATCTGAACCGGGTTTTGGAGCGGTTGGTTTTGGGGAGACCTTGTTAGCATGTTGAGCACCACAGGAGCACCGCACATGTGAGTGACACCGTGTTCTTTAATCAGGCTGAAGATGGTGGGTCCATCGAATTTACGGAGGCAGATATTGGTCCCACCTACGGCTGCTATGCCCCACGGGTAGCTCCACCCGTTAGCGTGGAACATGGGCAGGGTCCACAAGAAGACGGGCCGCTCTCGGATGGCCCAGTCGATGAGAGAGTTAACGGTGATGATGAAGATCCCCCTGTGGCAGTGGACCACCCCCTTTGGGGAAGAGGTTGTACCCGAGGTGTAGTTTAACACCATCGGGTCCCACTCGCTGCTCGGTGGGTCCCACCTGAACTCAGGATCACCTTTCTCCACCAGGATCTCGTAGGTGCAGCAAAATTCAACGGCTGATGAGGAATCTCGGTCATCACCATCATGATCAGTGATGAGGACGAGCAGAGGGCGTTGGGTGTTGGGTGGCAACAAAGAGAGGGCTTCCAGGACAAGAGAGCGAGAGAGGTGGTCCACGAAGACGAGCTTCGATTCGCTGTGGCGCAGGAGTTGGGAGATGGTGCGGGCGTCGAGGCGGGTGTTGATGTTGTTAAGGATGGCCCCGGCCATTGGGACAGCGAAGTGGAGCTCGTACATGGCGGGGACGTTGGGGGCCACAACGGACACAACGTGGCCCCTCTTGATGCCGAGCGAAGCGATCGACGAGGCCACTTGGAGACATCGACGGTGGGTCTGCGACCACGTGTAGGTGGTGTTGTTGTAGACAGTAGAAGGGCAATCACCATACACAGTAGCTGCTCTTTCCAAGAAGCCTAGTGGGGTTAGAGGTGATGAATTTGCTGGCCTTGGTTTCAATTCTTCCATTATTTCCTGGCTTTTCTGTGTGAGGTATTAATTGGACCAAAAAATCAagcagagagacagagagacagagagagatcagagTGTGTGAGGGAGAGACAAATATGTGTCggaattatttataaatttgttaaaacaattaatgaaaGTGCAGTTAGCTATAAAAGGAACTCCTTTTCTTCTAAATACTCTCTTAAATATACACAAACGttacttataaataaataaaacagttACTTTTAAACTTAAAAGCCGTTGTTTTGTTGTGAGTATCATTCTGACTTTGGAGCACATATGCGATAATTGTGGAATGcgttatatttaattaaagttagttttcttcctttcatctaattttctatttaacctttgattaaatatgcatGTAGGTGGTTCATGCAATCCAACGGTCGAGATCAAATTTATTCTATAATATTAGCCCTTGGAATGCCTCGATTTGGATCAAATTTGTTAGCACAAGGTCGTGAAATGAGACGTACGTAGtaaaaggaaaatgatggaATCAACTCCTTCTCTAAAATAGTTTGTGTCCGGAATAATCTCACTCTCATTGGTCTATCTGAAAAGGATTGAGCCTCAATGCCTGCATTGGCCAATGAAAAATTACGGGCCTCAAGCCAAGACAACAAAATTCTCAAATAGACCTATATGTGGGGATAGATGCCCAAATTAGTTGTCTCGAAAAAAAAGGTTGTTTCTGGGAATATGCAAGGGGAGGTACATTCAGATTATATCCCGGGAATATAGACATTTCAAGACCAAGATTCAGCTCATCCAACCCACGCTCGGGACAAGCAAGTCccatgaactgagatatcaatcTCATCCAAAAAAATCCGAATTAGAAccctactccaagttgaattgtgATAGAAGTCATAATCCGAGTCTAATTAGACATTGAATATCCGAGAACAAATCTAATCCCTGAAGATCCGAAATCACCCTAAAGATCCAGACCATATCCTACGCCTGATAAGGAATCCAAGTCCAAATCAAACTTTGACGGGGCTCATAGGTTAAGTTGAAGCAGAAGACCTAATTCAGGTTAACTACTAcatcttagcctataaatagtaTCTTATACTAGGTATAAACACCGACTAAATTTTTCTGCACTgagcatacttttctctcagatactgacttaagcattagAGTGAGTAAGATTGGCAAAACGGGTAATCATGTCGAGCttgggtcaacccgtttatgtcAACCTGAACCCAAACCGATTAGCTAATCGGGTTAAAACACAACACGATTATAAGCTAGGTTACCTGACACATCCCAATTGTTTTTTAAAGATttcattcattttaaaaaatttgaaatctaAAGTCTTACTTCTCgaatcttctttctttcttcttcaaaatCATAAAATCTCGCAATGGAC carries:
- the LOC133862541 gene encoding 2-methylpropanoate--CoA ligase CCL4-like, whose translation is MEELKPRPANSSPLTPLGFLERAATVYGDCPSTVYNNTTYTWSQTHRRCLQVASSIASLGIKRGHVVSVVAPNVPAMYELHFAVPMAGAILNNINTRLDARTISQLLRHSESKLVFVDHLSRSLVLEALSLLPPNTQRPLLVLITDHDGDDRDSSSAVEFCCTYEILVEKGDPEFRWDPPSSEWDPMVLNYTSGTTSSPKGVVHCHRGIFIITVNSLIDWAIRERPVFLWTLPMFHANGWSYPWGIAAVGGTNICLRKFDGPTIFSLIKEHGVTHMCGAPVVLNMLTRSPQNQPLQNPVQILTAGAPPPAAVLYRTESLGFVVSHGYGLTETAGLVVSCAWKPQWNRLPASERARLKARQGVRAIGLTEVDVVDAESGASVKRDGSTVGEIVLRGGSVMLGYLKDAEGTSTCMKESNGWFYTGDVGVMHPDGYLEIKDRSKDVIISGGENLSSVEVESVLYTHPAVNEAAVVARPDEFWGETPCAFVSFRDEAGSTRNPTEKEIMDFCRAKLPHYMVPKTVVFKDELPKTSAGKILKFVLREIATAMGSSRASRM